The following proteins are encoded in a genomic region of Thermothielavioides terrestris NRRL 8126 chromosome 5, complete sequence:
- a CDS encoding glycoside hydrolase family 43 protein (CAZy_ID 269979) gives MKVSPGLTLALLAQVAAAAPGPAQNSTYYNPVLPGWHSDPSCVHVDGIFYCVTSTFISFPGLPIYASRDLINWKHVSHVWNRESQLPGYSWATVAQQHGMYAATIRYRAGTFYVICEYLGVAGKDAGVLFRTTNPFDDAAWSDALTFPVDKIDPDLFWDDEEDNNNNINNSTRNTNTTDENKAYVATQGIQLQELDLTTGAITRPTSLWNGTGGVWPEGPHLYKKDGYYYLLIAEGGTALDHSITMARLHRLTQRSAPEPAPANPVLTNRGTDSYFQTVGHGDLFQDGAGNWWGMALATRSGPAYKSYPMGREAVLFPVTWRTGEWPVMQPVRGRMSGWPLPPRSRDVPGSGPFNGDPDVYDFPVGEPLPRNLVHWRVPRPGTFTVTEKGLAVVLGRNDLTGWPNDGDPEEGGRAVSFVGRRQTHSLFRFGVDLDFAPREAGQEAGVVAFLTQAAHVQLGVVMGEEGKLSFRFNGTSPDGEATLSEVPAAWAGKPVRLEIEMAEEPTEYTFSAMLAADEGSRVVVGKASAELLSGGSGSFVGTLLGIYATCNGAGSGVDCPSGTPKAYFRRWRYTGIAQYISADEKIPSIVDSLGQEET, from the coding sequence ATGAAAGTCTCTCCAGGGCTGACGCTGGCGCTACTCGCCCAGgttgccgcggccgccccgGGCCCGGCGCAAAACTCGACCTACTACAACCCGGTGCTGCCCGGCTGGCACTCGGACCCGTCGTGCGTGCACGTGGACGGCATATTCTACTGCGTGACATCGACCTTCATCTCGTTCCCCGGCCTGCCCATCTACGCATCGCGTGACCTCATCAACTGGAAGCACGTCAGCCATGTGTGGAACCGCGAGTCCCAGCTGCCCGGCTACAGCTGGGCCAccgtcgcccagcagcacggCATGTACGCGGCCACCATCCGCTACCGCGCCGGCACCTTCTACGTCATCTGCGAGTACCTCGGCGTGGCCGGCAAggacgccggcgtgctgTTCCGCACGACCAACCCcttcgacgacgcggccTGGAGCGACGCGCTGACCTTCCCCGTGGACAAGATTGATCCGGACCTGTTCtgggacgacgaggaggacaacaacaacaacatcaacaacagcACCAGAAACACCAACACAACCGACGAAAACAAAGCCTACGTCGCCACCCAGGGCATCCAACTGCAAGAACTCGACCTGACCACCGGCGCCATCACCCGCCCCACCTCCCTCTGGAACGGCACGGGCGGGGTCTGGCCGGAGGGCCCACACCTCTACAAAAAAGACGGCTACTACTACCTGCTGatcgccgagggcggcacGGCGCTGGACCACTCCATCACCATGGCGCGCCTGCACCGCCTCACGCAGCGGTccgcgccggagccggcccCGGCCAACCCGGTGCTCACCAACCGGGGCACGGACTCGTACTTCCAGACGGTGGGGCACGGGGACCTGTTCCAGGACGGCGCGGGCAACTGGTGGGGCATGGCGCTGGCCACGCGGTCCGGCCCCGCCTACAAGTCCTACCCGATGGGCCGCGAGGCCGTGCTGTTCCCCGTCACCTGGCGCACGGGCGAGTGGCCCGTCATGCAGCCGGTGCGCGGCCGCATgagcggctggccgctgccgccgcggagcAGGGACGTGCCCGGCTCGGGGCCGTTCAATGGCGATCCGGACGTGTATGATTTCCCCGTgggcgagccgctgccgcggaATCTGGTGCACTGGCgggtgccgcggccggggaCGTTCACCGTGACGGAGAAGGggttggcggtggtgctggggcGGAATGATCTGACGGGCTGGCCGAATGACGGGGATCCGGAGgagggcgggcgggcggtgTCGTTtgtggggcggcggcagacgCATAGTTTGTTTCGGTTTGGCGTGGACTTGGACTTTGCGccgcgcgaggcgggccagGAGGCCGGCGTGGTGGCGTTCCTGACGCAGGCGGCGCATGTGCAGCTCGGGGTTGTGatgggggaggagggcaaaCTGAGCTTTCGGTTTAACGGGACGTCGCCGGACGGGGAGGCGACGCTGAGCGAGGTGCCGGCCGCGTGGGCGGGCAAGCCGGTGCGGTTGGAGATCGAGATGGCGGAAGAGCCGACCGAGTACACGTTTTCGGCGAtgctggcggccgacgagggcagcagggtggtggtgggcaaGGCGTCGGCGGAGCTGCTGAGCGGCGGGTCTGGGTCGTTTGTGGGCACGCTGCTTGGGATCTATGCGACGTGCAACGGTGCCGGCTCGGGAGTGGACTGCCCCAGTGGGACTCCCAAGGCGTACTTCAGGCGGTGGAGGTACACGGGCATTGCGCAGTATATCTCGGCTGACGAGAAAATCCCGAGCATCGTGGACAGCCTCGGGCAGGAGGAGACATAA